The proteins below are encoded in one region of Natrialbaceae archaeon AArc-T1-2:
- a CDS encoding Rieske (2Fe-2S) protein, with protein MDEYVVAKEKELQDGERIIVQVEGREIGIFNIDGEYVAYTNWCVHQGGPCTEGSITGTKRADYDPDEREVSLNWSDDDILNCPWHGWEYDIKTGECLSRKKVRLPEHEINIRDGEIVLSL; from the coding sequence ATGGATGAATATGTAGTTGCAAAAGAAAAAGAGCTACAAGACGGTGAACGGATTATCGTACAAGTTGAAGGTCGGGAGATTGGCATCTTCAACATTGACGGTGAATATGTAGCGTACACAAATTGGTGTGTGCACCAAGGTGGGCCATGTACTGAAGGGAGTATCACAGGAACAAAGAGGGCAGATTACGATCCAGATGAACGCGAAGTGTCTCTCAATTGGAGTGATGATGATATCCTCAATTGTCCTTGGCACGGTTGGGAATACGACATAAAAACTGGTGAATGTCTTTCCAGAAAAAAGGTGCGGCTCCCTGAGCATGAGATAAATATTCGAGATGGTGAAATTGTACTGTCATTGTAG
- a CDS encoding IclR family transcriptional regulator, with amino-acid sequence MAHRDQPSGPVQSIDRAFDILEKVGELENAGVTELAQELDLPKSTIHNQLKTLEKQGYLINNNGDYELGLKLLFLGETARKKKEGYILIESKVKELAERTGERAQFLVEEQLHAIHIYTKIGKNGIDTGADVGTRRQDLHATAAGKVILSNISEDRVEEFFSTVDLKNITDNTIVDKSKLKKEIKKTRQRGYSFNDEESISGFRAVGVPIQHPNGEFYGALSVSGPTHRMKNEKYESEIPDLLLGISNEIELNMLQI; translated from the coding sequence ATGGCCCATAGAGACCAACCTTCCGGACCTGTTCAATCAATAGATAGGGCATTTGATATTTTAGAGAAAGTGGGGGAGTTGGAGAATGCAGGAGTGACTGAACTTGCTCAAGAACTGGATCTCCCTAAAAGTACAATACATAATCAGCTGAAAACACTAGAAAAACAAGGATACTTAATTAATAATAATGGTGATTATGAGCTGGGTCTTAAGCTATTATTTCTAGGTGAGACAGCTAGGAAAAAGAAGGAAGGGTACATATTAATTGAATCAAAGGTTAAGGAACTTGCTGAGAGAACGGGAGAAAGAGCGCAATTTCTTGTTGAGGAGCAATTACATGCAATTCATATATACACGAAGATCGGGAAAAACGGTATTGATACTGGCGCTGATGTAGGAACGCGTCGACAAGACCTTCATGCAACTGCTGCAGGTAAGGTGATTTTGTCAAATATCTCTGAAGACAGAGTTGAAGAATTCTTCTCAACTGTAGATTTGAAAAATATCACAGATAATACTATAGTTGACAAATCTAAACTCAAGAAGGAGATCAAGAAAACACGCCAACGTGGATATTCTTTTAATGATGAGGAATCTATATCTGGTTTTCGAGCAGTAGGCGTTCCAATTCAACATCCAAATGGTGAGTTTTATGGGGCACTCAGTGTATCCGGACCAACCCATCGAATGAAGAATGAAAAATATGAAAGTGAAATCCCAGATCTACTTCTCGGAATATCTAATGAAATTGAGTTGAATATGCTCCAGATATAG
- a CDS encoding IS5 family transposase yields MEIDILDFVEQCRDLAKQALGKHAGEPASGGFARWVHVVLHCFRLEEGHSYRETPNRLKYMSEVRDVLGLDQDELPDYSTIYKSFDRLKMWVWRALLRVSAQQHPQSGHVALDSTFFDRHAASSYYRQRSGNSVQTLKVTTLTDVESLAVLDVHISARWKHDTKTGPQVVRRNADDLLSVAADKAFHNWHTKYEFYALGVEPLILQRGSKPLTTGNNTLIRTKGYAQRWMAETSYSTTKRSLGDAVRALGWYRQFREIVLMFAIINIEKLCEPL; encoded by the coding sequence ATGGAAATCGATATCCTCGACTTCGTTGAGCAGTGTCGAGACCTAGCCAAACAAGCGTTGGGGAAGCACGCGGGCGAGCCCGCCAGCGGCGGGTTCGCCCGCTGGGTACATGTCGTTTTGCACTGTTTTCGGCTCGAAGAGGGCCATAGCTACCGTGAAACGCCGAACCGGCTGAAGTACATGTCTGAGGTTCGTGACGTACTTGGCCTCGATCAGGACGAGTTGCCGGATTACAGCACGATCTACAAGTCGTTCGATCGGCTGAAAATGTGGGTGTGGCGGGCGTTGCTGCGCGTTTCAGCGCAGCAACACCCGCAGTCTGGACACGTCGCTCTCGACAGTACGTTCTTCGACCGACACGCTGCATCATCGTATTACCGTCAGCGATCCGGGAATAGCGTGCAGACGCTGAAAGTGACCACATTAACCGATGTAGAGTCTCTTGCAGTTCTTGACGTTCATATCTCAGCCCGGTGGAAACACGATACGAAGACAGGGCCGCAGGTCGTCCGCCGGAACGCGGACGACCTGCTTTCCGTCGCTGCTGACAAAGCCTTCCACAACTGGCACACCAAATACGAGTTCTACGCCCTCGGTGTCGAACCACTGATCTTACAGCGTGGATCGAAACCACTCACGACAGGGAACAACACGCTTATCCGGACAAAAGGCTACGCTCAGCGCTGGATGGCCGAAACGTCGTACTCGACAACGAAGCGCTCGCTCGGCGATGCCGTGCGAGCGCTGGGCTGGTATCGACAGTTCCGTGAAATTGTCCTCATGTTCGCCATCATCAACATAGAAAAGCTCTGTGAGCCACTCTAA
- a CDS encoding amidohydrolase family protein, translating to MSQNTSGKSVLEDTTIVDADVHLTRGISAEEMAEFLDEPYKSRVISEYCYPATSGSVWDPYMGEKIEERALDSPETIQQELVEDFGIDYPILNPMMAIRKIPNTETAIELMRARNDVMIDKFLDPSDFLGLCTVTTHDPHAAAEEIDRMANEDQIIGVFIINSANYPPLGDPKYDVVYEAAENHGMHVAYHGAAAGGFNIDFPRQNQEFEQFLSVHSLAHLWQSTMTLTSLIVQGVPEKFPDLNFNFLEAGLSWVPYMMWRLNKEYAMRRSEAPLLRKSPEEYIKDQFYFSSQPLGEPNNPGDMKEMIDLIGLDSVMFASDYPHWDFDHPDELDKHLRMFSKEEREQVLSETPAKAFGIDI from the coding sequence ATGTCGCAAAATACCAGCGGGAAGAGTGTACTAGAAGATACAACTATCGTGGATGCAGACGTTCATCTCACACGTGGAATATCCGCGGAAGAGATGGCAGAGTTCCTTGATGAACCGTATAAGAGTCGGGTCATTAGCGAGTACTGTTACCCGGCTACAAGTGGGTCTGTGTGGGACCCATATATGGGAGAAAAAATAGAGGAAAGGGCATTAGACTCTCCTGAAACAATTCAGCAAGAACTCGTTGAGGACTTTGGTATTGATTACCCGATCCTCAACCCTATGATGGCTATCCGCAAAATTCCAAACACAGAAACTGCAATTGAATTAATGAGGGCAAGGAATGATGTAATGATTGATAAGTTTTTAGATCCTAGTGATTTTCTCGGGCTTTGTACCGTTACTACGCATGATCCCCATGCAGCAGCTGAAGAAATTGATAGAATGGCAAATGAGGATCAAATCATTGGTGTTTTTATCATTAATTCTGCAAATTATCCACCACTAGGTGATCCGAAATATGACGTAGTGTATGAAGCAGCGGAGAACCATGGGATGCATGTTGCGTATCATGGTGCTGCTGCAGGAGGATTCAACATTGATTTCCCTAGACAAAATCAGGAATTTGAGCAGTTCCTCTCGGTTCATTCACTGGCCCATCTTTGGCAATCAACCATGACACTAACTAGCCTAATTGTACAAGGTGTCCCAGAAAAATTCCCCGACTTGAATTTCAATTTCCTTGAGGCAGGACTTTCTTGGGTGCCATACATGATGTGGCGGCTTAATAAGGAGTACGCTATGAGGCGAAGCGAAGCGCCACTACTCCGAAAAAGCCCTGAAGAATATATAAAAGATCAGTTTTATTTCTCAAGCCAGCCGCTTGGGGAACCAAATAACCCAGGAGATATGAAGGAAATGATTGACCTCATCGGATTAGATTCAGTTATGTTCGCTTCTGATTATCCGCATTGGGACTTTGACCATCCAGACGAACTAGATAAGCACCTTCGCATGTTCTCTAAAGAAGAACGTGAGCAAGTATTGTCTGAAACGCCTGCAAAAGCATTTGGAATCGATATTTAA
- a CDS encoding transposase: MSNTSATLQDVASVDDFLNVAATETVPLFEHLEFEFLLEYDVFAPSKRGRTRVHQPPDLFRGFLHCYYKDIYGTRPVVRELQHGLVWYYCGLDKPPSRDTIDRFLTDLEHVIDDLFDRLVEQAAARGLLDSTYSIDSTHINAIQYNDAASWNYDPTGEEYYYGFGCTIVSTGAKIPIAAEFTQAKQADQETAMRVTRDALAVDTPVWMLGDSAYDILDWHDHLLAAGVVPIAPYNPRNTDDPKDIEYRVEDRIEEHSEDVQLKQSILDETYNNRTGVERTNDAVKDCGLGHVRARGRVHARTEVFLALCLRLVIAITNYERGNEPGCEML; this comes from the coding sequence GTGTCCAACACAAGCGCAACCCTGCAAGACGTAGCTTCGGTAGACGACTTCTTGAATGTCGCGGCTACCGAGACAGTACCGCTGTTCGAGCACCTTGAGTTCGAGTTTCTGCTGGAGTACGACGTGTTCGCCCCCTCGAAGCGGGGGCGAACACGAGTCCACCAGCCTCCAGATCTCTTTCGTGGCTTTCTGCACTGCTATTACAAGGACATCTACGGCACACGTCCGGTTGTACGAGAACTCCAGCACGGCCTCGTTTGGTACTACTGCGGACTCGACAAACCACCTTCCAGAGACACGATTGATCGGTTTCTTACCGACCTCGAACACGTCATTGACGATCTCTTCGACAGGCTCGTCGAGCAGGCCGCTGCCCGCGGCCTGCTCGACTCGACATACTCCATCGATTCGACGCACATCAACGCGATCCAGTACAACGACGCCGCCTCATGGAACTACGATCCAACAGGCGAAGAGTACTACTACGGCTTCGGCTGTACGATCGTCTCAACCGGTGCAAAGATCCCGATAGCAGCGGAGTTCACACAGGCCAAACAAGCAGACCAAGAGACGGCGATGCGCGTCACGCGTGACGCGCTCGCCGTCGATACACCGGTCTGGATGCTTGGAGACAGCGCCTACGATATCCTCGATTGGCACGATCACCTGCTGGCCGCAGGGGTCGTGCCAATCGCTCCATACAATCCGCGAAACACCGACGACCCGAAAGACATCGAGTACAGGGTCGAAGACCGAATCGAGGAACACAGCGAGGACGTTCAGTTAAAACAATCCATCTTGGACGAGACGTACAACAACCGGACAGGAGTCGAACGAACCAACGACGCAGTCAAGGACTGCGGCCTCGGGCACGTCCGCGCCCGAGGCCGCGTTCATGCACGAACAGAAGTGTTCCTTGCACTGTGTCTCCGACTCGTCATTGCAATCACCAACTACGAGCGAGGAAACGAACCGGGCTGTGAGATGCTATGA
- a CDS encoding AMP-binding protein, which produces MVHKPDQEFIESTNVYAFMQEYGIDDYDELIERTTTEVDGVDESGVDWFWDELVDYLGIEFDEEYDEVRDDSESETRSVSEGASDEPASRGGPQFTDWYPGGKINIAHNVLDRHADLEAETRNRVACIWEGEDGEVREVTYHDLHRQSNKVANALEERGVETGDTVALYMPMVPEVVSILYGCFKVGAIVVPIFSGFGVEAAATRIEDSEPAVLFTGDGFYRRGDHVLLKESADEAIDEAGHVEHTIVVDRLGASDDDVDLEIPWTDRDEWWAEAVERQDDAYETASLPSDQESMLLYSSGTTGKPKGIVHTHAGALMQCAKEVYFGFDLKPSDRFFWVSDIGWMMGPWTLIGTHTFGGTAFMYEGAPDHPEPDRFWEMIDRHAITQFGISPTAIRALRKHGTRQTTSDEPSGSGEAGDDEWVEGHDLSSLRLLGSTGEPWDPESWQWFYENVGNEETPIINISGGTEICGCFLMPMPIQPLKPCTLGGPGLGMDVDIVDSSGESIADTNERGFLVARDSCPSMTKSLWSGDERYLEEYWSSWENLWDHGDWAQKDEDGFWFLHGRADDALNVAGRKVGPAEIEGVLIDHDAVNQAAAVGVPDETTGTAVVAYVILEESEEPSEELREELRAQVGEEHGKPFRPRELLFVDEFPKTQSGKVIRRAIEAAYTGEDLGDLSSLENPDALAALNDTCS; this is translated from the coding sequence ATGGTCCATAAACCGGACCAAGAGTTCATCGAGTCGACGAACGTCTACGCGTTCATGCAGGAGTACGGCATCGACGACTACGACGAACTCATCGAGCGCACCACGACGGAGGTCGACGGCGTCGACGAAAGCGGCGTTGACTGGTTCTGGGACGAGCTAGTCGACTACCTCGGGATCGAGTTCGACGAGGAGTACGACGAGGTCAGAGACGACAGCGAGAGCGAGACACGAAGCGTCTCAGAGGGTGCGAGCGATGAACCCGCGAGCCGCGGGGGGCCACAGTTCACCGACTGGTATCCCGGTGGGAAGATAAACATCGCCCACAACGTCCTGGATCGCCACGCCGACCTCGAGGCGGAGACCCGAAACAGGGTCGCCTGCATCTGGGAGGGCGAAGACGGCGAGGTTCGGGAGGTAACCTACCACGACCTGCATCGCCAGTCGAACAAGGTAGCAAACGCCTTAGAAGAGCGGGGCGTCGAGACGGGCGATACGGTTGCACTCTACATGCCGATGGTGCCCGAGGTCGTCTCGATCCTCTATGGCTGTTTCAAAGTCGGTGCAATCGTGGTACCAATCTTCTCGGGTTTCGGCGTCGAGGCTGCCGCGACGCGGATCGAAGACAGTGAGCCCGCCGTCTTGTTCACCGGCGACGGCTTCTACCGCCGGGGAGACCACGTCCTGTTGAAGGAGTCGGCAGACGAGGCTATCGACGAGGCGGGCCACGTCGAACACACGATCGTCGTCGATCGCCTCGGTGCCAGCGACGACGACGTCGACCTCGAGATTCCCTGGACCGACCGCGACGAGTGGTGGGCCGAGGCCGTCGAGCGCCAGGACGACGCCTACGAAACGGCGTCCCTGCCCTCGGACCAGGAGTCGATGTTGCTGTACTCCTCGGGGACGACCGGCAAGCCGAAGGGGATCGTCCACACCCACGCCGGCGCATTGATGCAGTGTGCCAAGGAGGTGTACTTCGGCTTCGATCTGAAACCCTCGGACCGCTTTTTCTGGGTGTCGGACATCGGCTGGATGATGGGGCCGTGGACGCTCATCGGCACCCACACCTTCGGCGGGACGGCGTTCATGTACGAGGGCGCGCCCGACCATCCCGAACCCGACCGATTCTGGGAGATGATCGACCGCCACGCGATCACCCAGTTCGGCATCTCGCCGACCGCCATTCGGGCGCTTCGCAAACACGGCACGCGTCAGACTACGTCTGACGAGCCATCCGGCTCCGGAGAAGCCGGAGACGACGAGTGGGTCGAGGGCCACGACCTCTCCTCGCTACGCCTGCTCGGCTCGACCGGCGAACCCTGGGATCCCGAGTCCTGGCAGTGGTTCTACGAGAACGTCGGCAACGAGGAGACACCGATCATCAACATCTCTGGCGGCACCGAGATCTGTGGCTGTTTCCTCATGCCGATGCCGATCCAGCCGCTGAAACCCTGCACCCTCGGCGGCCCCGGACTCGGAATGGACGTCGACATCGTCGACTCCTCGGGCGAGTCCATCGCCGACACGAACGAACGGGGCTTTCTCGTCGCGCGTGACTCCTGTCCGTCGATGACCAAGTCGCTGTGGTCCGGCGACGAACGCTACCTGGAAGAGTACTGGTCCTCCTGGGAGAATCTCTGGGACCACGGCGACTGGGCACAGAAAGACGAGGACGGATTCTGGTTCCTCCACGGCCGGGCCGACGACGCCCTCAACGTGGCAGGTCGGAAGGTCGGCCCCGCCGAGATCGAAGGCGTGCTCATCGACCACGACGCGGTCAACCAGGCCGCCGCCGTCGGCGTTCCCGACGAGACGACGGGCACTGCCGTCGTCGCCTACGTCATCTTAGAGGAGAGCGAGGAACCGTCCGAGGAGCTCCGCGAGGAACTGCGCGCCCAGGTCGGCGAGGAACACGGCAAGCCGTTTCGCCCCCGCGAGCTCCTCTTCGTCGACGAGTTTCCGAAAACGCAATCCGGCAAAGTCATTCGCCGGGCGATCGAAGCCGCCTACACCGGCGAAGACCTGGGAGATCTCTCGAGTCTCGAAAACCCCGACGCCCTGGCGGCACTGAATGATACATGTAGCTAG
- a CDS encoding ISH3 family transposase gives MPSKQQQADSEIHEDQLLNFLVNVLTGAFTLNLGENAEIDPEDIFEVLVGATADGTSISSLCEKSEDAPSANDVLYHLRTKFDLETVESTGNTLLQQDVLETLPQQVEVVADLHLRPYYGDEDETDGLYYSEAKAGTTAFHAYATLYARVNNKRYTLAVRRLTDGDTASDILAEFLGLVSNFDFDVKAVYLDSGFYDGKCLTLLQAHNFAYIVPVIKWGSKIKNELSTGWSREITHDLTTSYGENEWTVEFPVMIDCTYKNGRYGEHGVARHGYAVDAPFVDEPRQARSHYSKRFGIEASYRLSESTIISTTTQDPTRRLLFVVLSLLIQNVWRYLHWEYVATPRRGGRRLWWWPFEEFVDMVTRAAWTALAVRRAVPSNRPPDDRFHR, from the coding sequence GTGCCTAGCAAACAGCAGCAAGCAGACAGTGAAATCCACGAGGACCAGCTCCTTAACTTTCTCGTCAACGTTCTCACCGGCGCATTTACCCTGAACCTCGGAGAGAACGCTGAAATCGACCCAGAGGACATTTTCGAGGTCCTCGTCGGCGCGACCGCCGACGGGACCTCGATCTCTTCACTCTGCGAGAAGAGCGAAGACGCCCCCTCGGCGAACGACGTTCTCTATCACCTACGCACCAAGTTCGACCTCGAAACTGTCGAATCAACTGGGAACACGCTTCTCCAGCAAGATGTCCTCGAAACGCTCCCCCAGCAGGTGGAGGTCGTCGCGGACCTCCACCTGCGGCCCTACTACGGTGATGAAGACGAGACTGACGGCCTCTACTACAGCGAGGCCAAAGCAGGAACGACTGCGTTCCACGCTTACGCCACACTCTACGCCCGCGTGAACAACAAACGCTACACCTTGGCGGTGCGCCGTCTCACCGACGGCGACACCGCCAGCGACATCCTCGCTGAGTTTCTCGGACTAGTCAGCAACTTCGACTTCGACGTCAAAGCGGTCTATCTTGACAGCGGCTTCTACGATGGAAAGTGTCTCACGTTACTCCAAGCCCACAATTTCGCGTACATCGTTCCGGTGATCAAGTGGGGCAGCAAGATCAAGAACGAACTCAGCACCGGTTGGAGTCGTGAGATCACTCACGATCTCACGACGTCCTACGGCGAGAACGAGTGGACCGTCGAGTTTCCAGTGATGATCGACTGTACCTACAAGAACGGTCGATACGGTGAGCACGGGGTGGCGCGTCACGGCTACGCCGTCGACGCGCCGTTCGTCGATGAACCTCGACAGGCCCGATCCCACTACAGCAAACGGTTCGGGATCGAAGCGAGCTACCGGCTCTCCGAGTCAACGATCATCTCGACGACCACGCAAGATCCAACGAGACGGCTGTTGTTCGTCGTTCTCAGCCTCTTGATACAGAACGTCTGGCGGTACTTGCACTGGGAATATGTGGCGACGCCTCGCCGAGGCGGGCGTCGCCTCTGGTGGTGGCCCTTCGAAGAATTCGTCGACATGGTGACTCGGGCAGCGTGGACGGCCCTCGCGGTGCGTCGGGCCGTCCCCTCGAATCGGCCACCGGATGATCGCTTCCACCGGTAA
- a CDS encoding TAXI family TRAP transporter solute-binding subunit codes for MDTRSNRRAFIAATGAIGTKALAGCLGSDGDGVIGIGTSEGGANQETTNALQRGLNEYGEVAQISALETPGSAANLRLFDEGESDGGVSSVMDYRAAQNEEGEFAEDTLDNLPQQVFNQIEIVMNFWTREETDIDSVSDIAEQDAVVWAGNPGTGIRNTTSAAWESLGFWNDWEVSDLDIGDAPGALEEGRIDVTLGYAANGSPPPFFDEMMSRVELRHVEMDVEVDEYQDADGVAYIEQTEIPDEDGDLGDNENQIEDAWVQANHLFLGEHVDEQAVYEICEISHENNDFIREASDSYPDHTDIGRMTNNFMDDVPIHPGAEEFYQENGLM; via the coding sequence ATGGACACAAGAAGTAACCGTAGAGCCTTTATAGCTGCAACTGGAGCAATAGGAACTAAAGCCCTTGCTGGCTGCCTAGGCAGTGATGGAGATGGTGTTATCGGGATCGGCACTTCAGAAGGGGGGGCAAACCAAGAAACAACGAACGCACTTCAGCGAGGACTTAATGAATATGGTGAAGTAGCCCAAATTTCTGCACTAGAAACCCCTGGGAGCGCAGCGAATTTGCGTTTGTTTGACGAGGGTGAATCAGATGGTGGCGTGTCTAGTGTAATGGATTATAGGGCAGCACAGAATGAAGAAGGAGAATTTGCAGAAGATACTCTTGATAATCTTCCTCAACAAGTATTCAACCAAATTGAAATTGTTATGAACTTTTGGACGAGGGAAGAGACAGATATTGATTCAGTCAGTGACATTGCAGAGCAGGATGCTGTTGTTTGGGCTGGAAACCCCGGTACTGGAATTCGGAACACAACCTCTGCAGCTTGGGAGAGTCTAGGCTTTTGGAATGACTGGGAGGTGTCAGACCTTGATATTGGAGATGCCCCAGGAGCATTAGAAGAAGGACGTATTGATGTTACTTTAGGATATGCAGCTAATGGCTCTCCACCCCCCTTCTTTGATGAAATGATGTCGCGTGTGGAGTTACGTCATGTTGAAATGGATGTTGAGGTGGATGAATATCAAGATGCTGACGGGGTTGCATATATTGAACAGACAGAAATTCCAGATGAGGATGGAGATCTTGGTGATAATGAAAACCAAATAGAAGATGCATGGGTACAGGCAAACCATCTCTTTTTAGGAGAGCATGTTGATGAGCAAGCAGTTTATGAAATTTGTGAAATTAGCCATGAGAATAATGACTTTATTCGAGAAGCCTCAGACTCGTACCCAGATCACACCGATATAGGTCGTATGACTAACAACTTTATGGATGATGTCCCTATTCATCCGGGCGCCGAAGAGTTTTACCAAGAGAACGGACTAATGTAA
- a CDS encoding transposase — protein MDGTDIPVSQRDEDAQWNYDHTDDDFYYGYGCCVVTAANNIPIAAAFTPGKKVDQETAMRVTRDALAVETPRWMVGDSEFDMLNWHHTIHGVLMIR, from the coding sequence ATCGATGGAACTGATATTCCGGTTAGTCAGCGTGATGAAGACGCTCAGTGGAACTACGATCACACTGACGATGACTTCTATTACGGCTATGGGTGCTGTGTAGTGACCGCAGCAAACAACATTCCGATTGCAGCAGCGTTCACGCCCGGGAAGAAGGTCGATCAGGAGACGGCGATGCGCGTCACGCGTGACGCGCTCGCCGTTGAAACTCCACGATGGATGGTTGGAGACTCAGAGTTTGACATGCTGAACTGGCACCATACAATCCACGGAGTACTGATGATCCGCTAG
- a CDS encoding TRAP transporter permease, translated as MFLSIMSSLEYHNIDVNKLLEKATIAFSVVFWLYILYAAFSGASREILTIVFLGGCMSIYVLNELADPLDKEGYLNQMVLIFILLISIASTIYMYINFSDLNSTRIGYAYTHEYMMALLFVTSIVYVTWREFGSVFLFLILFSIIFGYFGQYMPGVFSHGGLSTTRILNISMLDISGIYGSISMIIAAWVALFLLYAGLLKGYGAFEIITIMALRSGKYVKTGVFQTAVIASAIIGSINGSRTANAAMTGSITIPIMVDSGLKPKSAAAIEADASTLGQILPPVMGAGGFLMASFLGISYADVMIVAALPAIIVIVCLFVGVHLTATSEVDTAKIDINQKISGIMDENDVVTNNWINALVFLPPFILLIYLLGVLRYTIPTSGLATVLLMMLTGSIYTIHRDYNMDSSIGDLVISAIKDTVDGFYQGAVILAPIALIVATINIAVDIFLATGVPNAITLAMMDMTDGIMLFTVLLALAVCIILGLGMPTVAAYTIVAILIAPTLINQFGVEPLAAHFFVFYGACLSGITPPIAPTCAVTSGIAKSKFLETASKSVKLFAPMFILPISFIYREELIVGDPSLWTVAIFISTIVGSIMLIYSLNSSIEAKKTNKLFISVVLFLSGIIMMTHPNITFSYIIGAASILIAMLTLKIDSSKAKQDTASVQ; from the coding sequence ATGTTTCTAAGTATCATGTCTTCATTAGAATACCATAATATTGATGTAAATAAATTACTGGAGAAAGCCACTATAGCATTTTCAGTAGTGTTTTGGCTGTATATTCTATATGCTGCATTTAGTGGCGCATCCCGGGAAATTCTAACGATTGTATTTTTAGGTGGTTGTATGTCTATTTATGTCCTGAATGAATTGGCAGACCCCTTAGATAAAGAAGGATATCTGAACCAAATGGTTCTAATATTTATATTATTAATTTCTATAGCCTCAACCATATATATGTATATTAACTTTTCCGATTTGAACTCAACAAGGATTGGGTATGCATATACTCATGAATATATGATGGCACTATTGTTTGTAACTTCCATTGTTTATGTTACGTGGCGAGAGTTTGGTTCTGTATTTCTATTTCTTATACTATTCTCAATAATATTCGGATATTTTGGACAATATATGCCAGGAGTGTTCTCTCATGGAGGGCTATCTACGACAAGAATATTAAATATATCAATGCTCGATATTAGTGGCATTTATGGGTCTATATCTATGATAATAGCAGCATGGGTAGCGCTATTTTTACTTTATGCAGGGTTACTAAAAGGATATGGTGCTTTCGAAATAATAACGATTATGGCATTACGATCCGGGAAATACGTAAAAACCGGGGTCTTCCAAACAGCCGTGATCGCTAGTGCAATAATCGGGTCTATAAATGGCAGTCGAACTGCAAATGCGGCCATGACCGGATCGATAACAATTCCAATTATGGTAGACTCTGGTCTGAAACCAAAGTCAGCTGCAGCTATCGAGGCTGATGCCTCGACATTAGGTCAGATTCTGCCACCTGTCATGGGTGCTGGCGGATTCTTAATGGCCTCATTTCTTGGGATATCATACGCTGATGTTATGATTGTAGCTGCCCTTCCTGCAATTATAGTTATAGTATGCTTATTTGTTGGAGTCCATTTGACAGCTACCTCAGAAGTTGATACAGCAAAAATTGATATTAACCAGAAAATTAGCGGTATAATGGATGAAAATGATGTTGTTACTAACAATTGGATAAATGCCCTTGTCTTTCTCCCTCCGTTTATTCTACTAATCTACTTATTGGGTGTTTTGAGATATACTATCCCGACATCTGGATTAGCCACTGTTTTATTGATGATGTTAACTGGATCGATATACACTATTCATAGAGATTATAATATGGATTCAAGTATAGGTGATTTAGTTATTTCTGCTATTAAAGATACTGTTGATGGGTTTTATCAGGGGGCAGTTATTCTTGCTCCAATTGCCCTAATTGTAGCTACTATAAATATAGCTGTTGATATATTCTTAGCCACTGGTGTTCCAAATGCAATAACTTTGGCAATGATGGATATGACTGACGGAATTATGCTATTTACTGTTTTGCTTGCATTAGCCGTATGTATAATACTTGGTCTTGGTATGCCAACGGTTGCCGCTTATACGATCGTAGCTATCTTAATAGCACCAACCCTGATAAACCAGTTTGGTGTCGAACCGCTAGCAGCGCATTTCTTTGTATTTTACGGTGCCTGTCTATCAGGTATCACTCCACCAATAGCACCAACCTGTGCTGTTACTTCAGGAATAGCAAAATCAAAATTCCTGGAAACAGCTTCGAAATCGGTCAAGTTATTTGCGCCAATGTTTATACTACCAATTTCATTCATTTACCGAGAGGAGTTAATTGTGGGTGATCCATCGCTATGGACTGTCGCTATATTTATCTCAACTATTGTTGGATCAATAATGCTAATTTATTCCTTGAATAGCAGTATAGAAGCTAAAAAGACTAATAAATTATTCATAAGTGTGGTTCTATTTCTATCTGGTATCATCATGATGACTCATCCAAATATTACTTTTAGTTATATAATCGGTGCTGCATCAATACTAATCGCCATGCTAACACTGAAAATAGATTCATCCAAGGCCAAACAGGATACTGCTTCTGTGCAGTAG